Proteins encoded within one genomic window of Streptomyces profundus:
- a CDS encoding type I polyketide synthase, whose amino-acid sequence MTTSSDEIIEALRASLTENEQLRQQNEELIATAQEPIAIVSMSCRFPGGADSPEELWRFLLDEGDAVSGFPDDRGWPRSEGEGAFVRGVDRFDAGFFGVSPREALTMDPQQRLLLATSWEAMERGGLVPTELVNSLTGVYLGATATTYGQGAEEEIKGSEGHLVTGVGMYSIAGRLSYTYGFQGPAVTVDTACSSSMVAIHQAVQALRAGECALALAGGATVLATPDMFTSMSTLDVLTFSGRCRSFAAAADGTAFSEGVGVLVLERLSEARRNGHPVLAVIRGSAINHDGPSNGMTAPNGRSQRKVIRQALANARLAPEDVDVVEAHGTGTTLGDPIEAQALLATYGQRPAGADPLWLGSIKSNIGHSLAAAGVAGVIKMVLALRNEVLPRTLHVDEPSPHIDWSAGEVRLLEEARPWPRGDQPRRVAVSSFGISGTNGHLIIEEAPSAPARPADAGGEAADATRWRTPVQPWLVSAKSAESLAAQAERLAGFAEPRTDLEPAAVANALARHRVAFDRRAVVVGSTTEEFVAGLRALAAGEPAPHVTAGTVGKPGRVAFVFPGQGAQWAGMAHELLDASPVFAAEIARCEEAFAAEVPWSLTEVLARAPGAPGLDRVDVVQPVSFAVMVALAALWRAHGVEPAAVVGHSQGEIAAAHVAGALSLRDAARVVVRRSAAITKLAGRGAMASIGVSRDAVAQRIAAWEGRLSLAAVNGPNSTVVAGDPEALEALVAACEADGVRARRIAVDYASHSPQIEEIEDDLRRQLADVEPTESPVLFCSTVTGEPLDTAGLDADYWYRNLRRPVEFQAAVDHLLAAGYGSFVEVSSHPVLSLGLTETVERAEASAVVLPTLKRDNGGPTQFFLALAQAHAHGLPVDWTPALPVAPAALEVPTYAFARDRYWLSPSGRVGDLGAAGIAEAGHPLLSALLALADGDTVVLTGCLSLTAQPWLAGHAVEGSVLLPGAAFAELAVRAGDEVGLPHVHELTLEAPLILDQGAERQLQVRVGPLDPAGSRQVSVHSRPRGEDDAPWTRHASGLLADDGQPVPAPESTVWPPAGAEAADTEDFYDRLTGTGYQYTSAFRGLRAAWRRGDEVFAEVELPDEHRESASSFGIHPALLDAVLHTGLLRAGDQVDGIEVHLPWVWRGFTLAATGATALRVRSALTEDGKLTVSATDPDGSPVLAVESIVNRPVASLGGAGDSGGPDLSDALFRLAWEPLGQPATAVASGDVAVLAPHGTGDQGLGLEGLPAYRSLPELAEAVDAGRPLPGTVLLPCPPAIRADNVPTVDPDAARGTVLDTLELLKDWIDDARWTSARLVLVTSGAVATAVGQEVGDLTAAAVRGLVRSASAEHPGRFGLLDTGAGGVDLTGLRAALDCGESEVVATRDGEPLVPRLRRIDSGAGLVLPADEGWRLAWTGSGSLDDMALDPAPDVWEPLGERQVRVRVRAAGLNFRDVVTALGMLQVDDAAGAEAAGVVVATGAGVTGVAVGDHVMGVTAGAFASVNVVDERLLVPVPRNWAWETAASLPVAFATAWYGLGDLAGLSAGEKVLVHAGAGGVGMAAIQLARHWGAEVFATAHPDKWHVLRGFGLDDDHIASSRDLVFEKQFGEVTDGRGIDVVLNSLAGEFVDASMRLLGTGGRFLEMGKTDIRTAEQASAVRDDVSYAAFDLSEAGPERLNAILRLVVSALEEGRIAPLPIRTRDMRRAPEVFRWMAQGRHIGKNVLRVPGTPATGTVLITGGTGTLGRLIARRLVERHGVRHLLLVSRRGERAPGADEARQELAELGAHVTVAACDTGDRAQLAALLASLPEDAPLSGVVHAAGVLDDGMIHSLEPGQVDRVLRPKLDAAVHLHELTAGLDLEWFVMFSSAAGLFGASGQGNYAAANTFLDTLAYHRQSLGLPGVSLAWGHWQQASEMTGHLSDSDHQRMARGGMAPMSSERGLELFDAALRTDEPLLLTAPLDVRALQGAAPEQIPPLMRALVRPARRQAAGRQVSSLTDRLAALPAAEREREVTDLVRGQAATILGHGSRKAIDPERGFQDMGFDSLTAVELRNRLSADTGLRLPATLIFDYPTPAALAALLLSELAPDTEPETPGDAREAEVRRALATLPMERFEEAGIADVLLRLARGDDPSAGGSAADPTADRTIGEMSADDLISLVLGDNES is encoded by the coding sequence ATGACCACCTCCTCCGATGAGATCATCGAGGCACTTCGGGCATCGCTCACCGAGAACGAGCAACTGCGCCAGCAGAACGAAGAGTTGATCGCCACCGCGCAGGAGCCGATCGCGATCGTGTCGATGAGCTGCCGGTTCCCCGGCGGCGCCGACTCCCCCGAAGAACTGTGGCGGTTCCTCCTCGACGAGGGGGACGCGGTCTCCGGCTTCCCGGACGACCGTGGCTGGCCGCGGAGCGAGGGCGAGGGCGCCTTCGTGCGGGGGGTGGACCGGTTCGACGCCGGGTTCTTCGGGGTCTCGCCCCGCGAGGCGCTCACCATGGACCCCCAGCAGCGGCTGCTGCTGGCCACCTCGTGGGAGGCCATGGAACGCGGCGGCCTGGTCCCCACCGAGCTGGTGAACAGCCTCACCGGCGTCTACCTGGGCGCGACGGCCACCACCTACGGGCAGGGCGCCGAGGAGGAGATCAAGGGCAGCGAGGGCCACCTCGTCACCGGCGTCGGCATGTACTCCATCGCCGGCCGGCTCTCCTACACCTACGGCTTCCAGGGGCCGGCCGTCACCGTCGACACCGCCTGCTCCTCGTCGATGGTCGCCATCCACCAGGCGGTCCAGGCGCTGCGCGCGGGCGAGTGCGCCCTCGCCCTCGCCGGCGGGGCGACGGTGCTGGCCACGCCCGACATGTTCACCAGCATGAGCACCCTCGACGTGCTGACCTTCAGCGGCCGTTGCCGCTCCTTCGCCGCGGCGGCCGACGGCACCGCGTTCTCCGAGGGCGTCGGCGTGCTGGTCCTGGAACGGCTCTCCGAGGCCCGCCGCAACGGGCACCCGGTGCTGGCCGTGATCCGTGGCTCCGCGATCAACCACGACGGGCCGAGCAACGGGATGACCGCGCCCAACGGTCGCTCCCAGCGCAAGGTCATCCGGCAGGCGCTGGCCAACGCCCGGCTGGCGCCCGAGGACGTGGACGTCGTCGAGGCGCACGGCACCGGCACCACGCTCGGCGACCCCATCGAGGCCCAGGCCCTGCTGGCCACCTACGGCCAGCGGCCGGCCGGCGCCGACCCGCTGTGGCTCGGCTCCATCAAGTCCAACATCGGCCACTCGCTGGCCGCCGCCGGCGTCGCGGGCGTCATCAAGATGGTCCTCGCCCTGCGCAACGAGGTGCTGCCCAGGACGCTGCACGTCGACGAGCCGTCCCCGCACATCGACTGGAGCGCGGGCGAGGTGCGGCTGCTTGAGGAGGCCAGGCCCTGGCCCCGGGGCGACCAGCCGCGCCGCGTCGCCGTCTCCTCGTTCGGCATCAGCGGCACCAACGGTCACCTCATCATCGAGGAGGCGCCGTCAGCCCCCGCCCGGCCGGCCGACGCCGGAGGGGAAGCGGCCGACGCCACCCGCTGGCGCACCCCGGTCCAGCCGTGGCTGGTCTCCGCCAAGTCCGCCGAGAGCCTCGCGGCCCAGGCCGAGCGGCTCGCCGGATTCGCCGAGCCCCGCACCGACCTGGAGCCGGCCGCGGTCGCCAACGCGCTGGCCCGGCACCGCGTGGCCTTCGACCGGCGCGCCGTCGTGGTGGGCTCGACCACCGAGGAGTTCGTCGCCGGGCTGCGGGCGCTGGCCGCCGGCGAACCGGCCCCCCACGTGACGGCGGGGACGGTCGGCAAGCCGGGCCGTGTCGCCTTCGTCTTCCCGGGGCAGGGCGCCCAGTGGGCCGGCATGGCGCACGAACTCCTCGACGCCTCCCCGGTGTTCGCCGCCGAGATCGCGCGCTGTGAGGAGGCGTTCGCCGCCGAGGTGCCCTGGTCGCTGACGGAGGTGCTGGCGCGGGCGCCCGGCGCCCCCGGGCTCGACCGGGTCGACGTCGTGCAACCCGTGTCGTTCGCCGTGATGGTCGCGCTGGCCGCGCTCTGGCGCGCGCACGGCGTCGAGCCGGCCGCCGTGGTCGGCCACAGCCAGGGCGAGATCGCCGCCGCCCATGTCGCCGGGGCGCTCAGCCTCAGGGACGCGGCGCGCGTCGTGGTGCGGCGCAGCGCCGCCATCACCAAGCTCGCCGGGCGCGGCGCCATGGCGTCGATCGGGGTCTCCCGCGACGCCGTCGCCCAGCGGATCGCCGCCTGGGAGGGGCGGCTGTCGCTCGCCGCGGTCAACGGGCCCAACTCGACCGTGGTGGCGGGCGATCCCGAGGCGCTCGAAGCGCTCGTCGCGGCCTGCGAGGCCGACGGGGTGCGGGCCCGCCGCATCGCCGTGGACTATGCCTCGCACTCCCCGCAGATCGAGGAGATCGAGGACGACCTCCGCCGCCAGCTGGCCGACGTCGAGCCCACCGAATCACCCGTGCTGTTCTGCTCCACCGTCACCGGCGAGCCCCTGGACACCGCCGGACTCGACGCCGACTACTGGTACCGCAACCTGCGCCGTCCGGTCGAGTTCCAGGCCGCCGTCGACCATCTGCTGGCCGCTGGCTACGGCTCGTTCGTCGAGGTCAGCTCGCACCCGGTGCTGAGCCTCGGCCTGACGGAGACCGTCGAGCGGGCCGAGGCGAGCGCCGTGGTGCTGCCCACCCTCAAGCGGGACAACGGCGGCCCCACGCAGTTCTTCCTCGCGCTCGCCCAGGCCCACGCCCACGGCCTGCCGGTCGACTGGACGCCGGCGCTGCCCGTCGCGCCCGCCGCCCTCGAAGTGCCCACCTACGCCTTCGCCAGGGACCGCTACTGGCTCTCCCCCTCAGGGCGGGTCGGCGACCTCGGCGCCGCCGGCATCGCCGAGGCCGGGCACCCGCTGCTCAGCGCGCTGCTCGCGCTCGCCGACGGCGACACCGTGGTCCTCACCGGCTGCCTGTCGCTGACCGCCCAGCCGTGGCTTGCCGGGCACGCCGTGGAGGGCAGCGTGCTGCTGCCGGGCGCCGCCTTCGCCGAGCTCGCGGTCCGCGCCGGCGACGAGGTCGGCCTGCCGCATGTGCACGAACTCACCCTGGAGGCGCCCCTGATCCTGGACCAGGGGGCGGAGCGTCAGCTCCAGGTCAGGGTCGGCCCGCTGGACCCGGCCGGCAGCCGTCAGGTCAGCGTCCACTCGCGGCCCAGGGGGGAGGACGACGCCCCGTGGACCCGGCACGCCAGCGGTCTGCTCGCCGACGACGGCCAGCCCGTGCCGGCGCCCGAGTCCACCGTCTGGCCCCCGGCCGGCGCCGAGGCCGCCGACACCGAGGACTTCTACGACCGGCTGACCGGCACCGGCTACCAGTACACCTCCGCCTTCCGCGGCCTGCGAGCCGCCTGGCGCCGTGGCGACGAGGTGTTCGCCGAGGTCGAACTCCCCGACGAGCACCGCGAGTCGGCGTCCTCGTTCGGCATCCACCCGGCGCTGCTCGACGCCGTCCTGCACACCGGGCTGCTGCGCGCCGGCGACCAGGTCGACGGCATCGAGGTCCATCTGCCCTGGGTCTGGCGCGGGTTCACCCTGGCCGCCACCGGCGCGACGGCGCTCCGGGTGCGGTCCGCGCTCACCGAGGACGGCAAGCTCACCGTCAGCGCCACCGACCCGGACGGCTCGCCCGTCCTCGCCGTGGAGTCGATCGTCAACCGGCCGGTGGCCTCGCTCGGCGGCGCGGGCGACAGCGGCGGCCCCGACCTCTCCGACGCGCTCTTCCGGCTGGCGTGGGAGCCGCTGGGGCAGCCGGCCACGGCGGTCGCGAGCGGCGACGTCGCGGTCCTCGCCCCGCACGGCACCGGCGACCAGGGGCTCGGCCTCGAAGGGCTCCCGGCCTACCGGAGCCTGCCGGAGCTGGCCGAGGCCGTCGACGCCGGCCGGCCCCTGCCCGGCACGGTGCTGCTGCCCTGCCCGCCGGCGATCCGCGCCGACAACGTCCCCACGGTCGACCCGGACGCCGCGCGCGGCACCGTGCTCGACACCCTCGAACTCCTCAAGGACTGGATCGACGACGCCCGTTGGACGTCCGCCCGGCTGGTCCTGGTGACCAGCGGCGCGGTCGCCACCGCCGTCGGCCAGGAGGTCGGCGACCTCACCGCCGCCGCCGTGCGCGGCCTGGTGCGGTCCGCCTCCGCCGAACACCCGGGACGCTTCGGGCTGCTGGACACCGGCGCCGGGGGAGTGGACCTGACCGGCCTGCGGGCCGCGCTCGACTGCGGCGAGAGCGAGGTCGTCGCCACCCGCGACGGCGAGCCCCTGGTGCCCAGGCTGCGGCGGATCGACTCCGGCGCCGGCCTGGTGCTGCCCGCCGACGAGGGCTGGCGCCTGGCCTGGACGGGCTCCGGCTCCCTGGACGACATGGCGCTCGACCCCGCCCCCGACGTGTGGGAGCCGCTGGGCGAACGCCAGGTCCGCGTCCGGGTCCGCGCCGCCGGCCTGAACTTCCGTGACGTGGTGACCGCCCTCGGCATGCTCCAGGTCGACGACGCCGCTGGCGCCGAGGCCGCCGGCGTCGTGGTGGCGACCGGCGCCGGCGTCACCGGCGTGGCCGTGGGGGACCATGTGATGGGCGTGACCGCCGGCGCCTTCGCGTCCGTCAACGTGGTGGACGAACGCCTCCTGGTGCCCGTGCCGCGCAACTGGGCCTGGGAGACGGCGGCGTCCCTGCCGGTCGCGTTCGCCACCGCCTGGTACGGGCTCGGCGACCTCGCCGGGCTGAGCGCGGGGGAGAAGGTGCTGGTGCACGCCGGCGCCGGCGGCGTCGGCATGGCCGCCATCCAACTCGCCCGCCACTGGGGCGCCGAGGTGTTCGCCACCGCCCACCCCGACAAGTGGCATGTGCTGCGCGGATTCGGCCTCGACGACGACCACATCGCCTCCTCCCGCGACCTCGTCTTCGAGAAGCAGTTCGGCGAGGTCACCGACGGTCGCGGCATCGATGTCGTGCTGAACTCCCTCGCCGGGGAGTTCGTCGACGCCTCGATGCGGCTGCTCGGCACGGGGGGCCGCTTCCTGGAGATGGGCAAGACCGACATCCGCACCGCCGAGCAGGCGAGCGCCGTCCGCGACGACGTCTCCTACGCCGCCTTCGACCTCTCCGAGGCCGGGCCCGAGCGGCTCAACGCGATCCTGCGCCTCGTGGTGTCCGCCCTGGAGGAGGGCCGGATCGCGCCGCTGCCGATCCGCACCAGGGACATGCGGCGCGCCCCCGAGGTGTTCCGCTGGATGGCCCAGGGCCGGCACATCGGCAAGAACGTGCTGCGGGTGCCCGGCACCCCGGCCACCGGCACCGTGCTGATCACCGGCGGCACCGGCACCCTCGGCCGGCTGATCGCCCGGCGCCTCGTCGAACGCCACGGCGTGCGCCATCTGCTGCTGGTCAGCCGCAGGGGCGAGCGGGCGCCCGGCGCCGATGAGGCGCGCCAGGAGCTGGCCGAGCTCGGCGCCCACGTCACCGTCGCGGCCTGCGACACCGGGGACCGCGCCCAACTCGCCGCGCTCCTCGCCTCGTTGCCCGAGGACGCCCCGCTGAGCGGCGTGGTGCACGCGGCCGGTGTGCTGGACGACGGCATGATCCACTCCCTGGAGCCCGGGCAGGTCGACCGCGTGCTGCGGCCCAAGCTGGACGCCGCCGTGCACCTGCACGAGCTGACGGCCGGCCTGGACCTGGAGTGGTTCGTGATGTTCTCCTCGGCGGCCGGCCTCTTCGGCGCCAGCGGCCAGGGCAACTACGCCGCAGCCAACACGTTCCTCGACACCCTCGCCTACCACCGCCAGAGCCTCGGCCTGCCAGGTGTCTCGCTGGCCTGGGGCCACTGGCAGCAGGCCAGCGAGATGACCGGCCACCTCAGCGACAGCGACCACCAGCGGATGGCGCGCGGCGGCATGGCCCCGATGTCGAGCGAGCGCGGCCTGGAGCTGTTCGACGCCGCGCTCCGCACCGACGAGCCGCTGCTGTTGACCGCCCCGCTCGACGTGCGGGCGCTCCAGGGCGCGGCCCCCGAGCAGATCCCGCCGCTGATGCGGGCCCTGGTCCGGCCCGCCAGGCGGCAGGCCGCCGGCCGGCAGGTCTCCTCCCTCACCGACCGGCTGGCCGCGCTGCCGGCCGCCGAGCGGGAACGAGAGGTGACCGACCTGGTGCGGGGCCAGGCGGCCACCATCCTCGGGCACGGCTCGCGCAAGGCGATCGACCCCGAACGCGGCTTCCAGGACATGGGGTTCGACTCCCTGACCGCCGTGGAGCTGCGGAACCGGCTCAGCGCCGACACCGGCCTGCGGCTGCCGGCCACCCTCATCTTCGACTACCCGACGCCGGCGGCGCTCGCGGCCCTGCTGCTCTCCGAACTCGCCCCCGACACCGAGCCCGAGACACCGGGGGACGCCCGCGAGGCCGAGGTCCGGCGGGCCCTGGCGACCCTGCCGATGGAGCGTTTCGAGGAGGCCGGGATCGCCGATGTCCTGCTGCGGCTGGCACGCGGTGACGACCCGTCCGCCGGCGGTTCGGCCGCCGACCCAACGGCCGATCGGACCATCGGCGAGATGAGTGCCGACGACCTCATCAGCCTGGTCCTGGGCGACAACGAATCCTGA